From the Manis pentadactyla isolate mManPen7 chromosome 7, mManPen7.hap1, whole genome shotgun sequence genome, one window contains:
- the CAMK2B gene encoding calcium/calmodulin-dependent protein kinase type II subunit beta isoform X4 produces MATTVTCTRFTDEYQLYEDIGKGAFSVVRRCVKLCTGHEYAAKIINTKKLSARDHQKLEREARICRLLKHSNIVRLHDSISEEGFHYLVFDLVTGGELFEDIVAREYYSEADASHCIQQILEAVLHCHQMGVVHRDLKPENLLLASKCKGAAVKLADFGLAIEVQGDQQAWFGFAGTPGYLSPEVLRKEAYGKPVDIWACGVILYILLVGYPPFWDEDQHKLYQQIKAGAYDFPSPEWDTVTPEAKNLINQMLTINPAKRITAHEALKHPWVCQRSTVASMMHRQETVECLKKFNARRKLKGAILTTMLATRNFSAKSLLNKKADGAKPQTNSTKNSTAATSPKGTLPPAALEPQTTVIHNPVDGVKESSDSTHTTIEDEDTKAPRISDTLNTVRRGSGTPEAQGPRPCLSPASPGPLPAPSRKQEVIKITEQLIEAVNNGDFEAYAKICDPGLTSFEPEALGNLVEGMDFHRFYFENLLAKNSKPIHTTILNPHVHVIGEDAACIAYIRLTQYMDGQGRPRTSQSEETRVWHRRDGKWQNVHFHCSGAPVAPLQ; encoded by the exons ATCACCAGAAGCTGGAGAGAGAGGCTCGCATCTGTCGCCTTCTGAAGCATTCCAACATTG TGCGCCTGCACGACAGCATCTCCGAGGAAGGGTTCCACTACCTGGTCTTCGATCT GGTCACTGGTGGGGAGCTCTTTGAGGACATTGTGGCCCGAGAGTACTACAGTGAGGCCGATGCCAG TCACTGCATCCAGCAGATCCTGGAGGCTGTTCTTCATTGCCACCAAATGGGGGTCGTGCACAGGGACCTTAAG CCTGAGAACCTGCTTTTGGCCAGCAAGTGCAAAGGAGCCGCGGTGAAGCTGGCAGACTTCGGTCTGGCTATTGAGGTGCAGGGGGACCAGCAGGCGTGGTTTG GGTTTGCTGGCACGCCAGGCTACCTGTCCCCAGAGGTCCTGCGAAAGGAGGCATACGGCAAGCCAGTGGACATCTGGGCATGTG GGGTGATCCTGTATATCCTGCTTGTGGGCTACCCCCCCTTCTGGGATGAGGACCAGCACAAGCTGTACCAGCAGATCAAGGCTGGAGCCTACGAC TTCCCATCCCCTGAGTGGGACACGGTTACTCCTGAAGCTAAAAACCTCATCAACCAGATGTTGACCATCAACCCAGCCAAGCGAATCACAGCACATGAGGCACTGAAGCACCCGTGGGTCTGC CAACGCTCCACAGTGGCCTCCATGATGCACAGACAGGAGACTGTGGAGTGTCTGAAGAAGTTCAACGCCCGGAGAAAGCTCAAG GGCGCGATCCTCACCACCATGCTGGCCACACGAAATTTCTCAG CCAAGAGTTTGCTCAACAAGAAAGCAGATGGAGCCAAG CCCCAGACGAATAGCACCAAAAACAGTACAGCTGCCACCAGCCCCAAGGGGACACTTCCTCCAGCCGCCCTG GAGCCTCAGACCACCGTCATTCATAACCCCGTGGATGGGGTCAAG GAGTCGTCTGATAGCACCCACACCACCATAGAGGACGAAGATACCAAAG cccccaggatCTCTGACACCCTGAACACGGTGAGGAGGGGCTCGGGGACTCCGGAAGCCCAGGGCCCCCGCCCCTGCCTGTCTCCGGCTTCCCCAGGCCCCCTGCCTGCCCCGT CACGGAAGCAGGAGGTCATCAAGATCACGGAGCAGCTCATTGAAGCTGTCAACAACGGCGATTTCGAGGCCTATGC GAAGATCTGCGACCCAGGTCTGACCTCCTTTGAGCCTGAAGCTCTGGGTAACCTGGTGGAAGGGATGGATTTCCACAGATTCTACTTCGAGAACT TGCTGGCCAAGAATAGCAAGCCCATCCACACGACCATCTTGAACCCCCATGTGCACGTCATTGGCGAGGATGCAGCCTGCATTGCCTACATCCGCCTCACGCAGTACATGGATGGGCAGGGCCGGCCCCGTACCAGCCAGTCTGAGGAGACCCGTGTGTGGCATCGCCGTGACGGCAAGTGGCAGAACGTGCACTTCCACTGCTCGGGCGCACCCGTGGCCCCCCTGCAGTGA
- the CAMK2B gene encoding calcium/calmodulin-dependent protein kinase type II subunit beta isoform X3, with product MATTVTCTRFTDEYQLYEDIGKGAFSVVRRCVKLCTGHEYAAKIINTKKLSARDHQKLEREARICRLLKHSNIVRLHDSISEEGFHYLVFDLVTGGELFEDIVAREYYSEADASHCIQQILEAVLHCHQMGVVHRDLKPENLLLASKCKGAAVKLADFGLAIEVQGDQQAWFGFAGTPGYLSPEVLRKEAYGKPVDIWACGVILYILLVGYPPFWDEDQHKLYQQIKAGAYDFPSPEWDTVTPEAKNLINQMLTINPAKRITAHEALKHPWVCQRSTVASMMHRQETVECLKKFNARRKLKGAILTTMLATRNFSAAKSLLNKKADGAKPQTNSTKNSTAATSPKGTLPPAALEPQTTVIHNPVDGVKESSDSTHTTIEDEDTKAPRISDTLNTVRRGSGTPEAQGPRPCLSPASPGPLPAPSRKQEVIKITEQLIEAVNNGDFEAYAKICDPGLTSFEPEALGNLVEGMDFHRFYFENLLAKNSKPIHTTILNPHVHVIGEDAACIAYIRLTQYMDGQGRPRTSQSEETRVWHRRDGKWQNVHFHCSGAPVAPLQ from the exons ATCACCAGAAGCTGGAGAGAGAGGCTCGCATCTGTCGCCTTCTGAAGCATTCCAACATTG TGCGCCTGCACGACAGCATCTCCGAGGAAGGGTTCCACTACCTGGTCTTCGATCT GGTCACTGGTGGGGAGCTCTTTGAGGACATTGTGGCCCGAGAGTACTACAGTGAGGCCGATGCCAG TCACTGCATCCAGCAGATCCTGGAGGCTGTTCTTCATTGCCACCAAATGGGGGTCGTGCACAGGGACCTTAAG CCTGAGAACCTGCTTTTGGCCAGCAAGTGCAAAGGAGCCGCGGTGAAGCTGGCAGACTTCGGTCTGGCTATTGAGGTGCAGGGGGACCAGCAGGCGTGGTTTG GGTTTGCTGGCACGCCAGGCTACCTGTCCCCAGAGGTCCTGCGAAAGGAGGCATACGGCAAGCCAGTGGACATCTGGGCATGTG GGGTGATCCTGTATATCCTGCTTGTGGGCTACCCCCCCTTCTGGGATGAGGACCAGCACAAGCTGTACCAGCAGATCAAGGCTGGAGCCTACGAC TTCCCATCCCCTGAGTGGGACACGGTTACTCCTGAAGCTAAAAACCTCATCAACCAGATGTTGACCATCAACCCAGCCAAGCGAATCACAGCACATGAGGCACTGAAGCACCCGTGGGTCTGC CAACGCTCCACAGTGGCCTCCATGATGCACAGACAGGAGACTGTGGAGTGTCTGAAGAAGTTCAACGCCCGGAGAAAGCTCAAG GGCGCGATCCTCACCACCATGCTGGCCACACGAAATTTCTCAG CAGCCAAGAGTTTGCTCAACAAGAAAGCAGATGGAGCCAAG CCCCAGACGAATAGCACCAAAAACAGTACAGCTGCCACCAGCCCCAAGGGGACACTTCCTCCAGCCGCCCTG GAGCCTCAGACCACCGTCATTCATAACCCCGTGGATGGGGTCAAG GAGTCGTCTGATAGCACCCACACCACCATAGAGGACGAAGATACCAAAG cccccaggatCTCTGACACCCTGAACACGGTGAGGAGGGGCTCGGGGACTCCGGAAGCCCAGGGCCCCCGCCCCTGCCTGTCTCCGGCTTCCCCAGGCCCCCTGCCTGCCCCGT CACGGAAGCAGGAGGTCATCAAGATCACGGAGCAGCTCATTGAAGCTGTCAACAACGGCGATTTCGAGGCCTATGC GAAGATCTGCGACCCAGGTCTGACCTCCTTTGAGCCTGAAGCTCTGGGTAACCTGGTGGAAGGGATGGATTTCCACAGATTCTACTTCGAGAACT TGCTGGCCAAGAATAGCAAGCCCATCCACACGACCATCTTGAACCCCCATGTGCACGTCATTGGCGAGGATGCAGCCTGCATTGCCTACATCCGCCTCACGCAGTACATGGATGGGCAGGGCCGGCCCCGTACCAGCCAGTCTGAGGAGACCCGTGTGTGGCATCGCCGTGACGGCAAGTGGCAGAACGTGCACTTCCACTGCTCGGGCGCACCCGTGGCCCCCCTGCAGTGA
- the CAMK2B gene encoding calcium/calmodulin-dependent protein kinase type II subunit beta isoform X2, whose product MATTVTCTRFTDEYQLYEDIGKGAFSVVRRCVKLCTGHEYAAKIINTKKLSARDHQKLEREARICRLLKHSNIVRLHDSISEEGFHYLVFDLVTGGELFEDIVAREYYSEADASHCIQQILEAVLHCHQMGVVHRDLKPENLLLASKCKGAAVKLADFGLAIEVQGDQQAWFGFAGTPGYLSPEVLRKEAYGKPVDIWACGVILYILLVGYPPFWDEDQHKLYQQIKAGAYDFPSPEWDTVTPEAKNLINQMLTINPAKRITAHEALKHPWVCQRSTVASMMHRQETVECLKKFNARRKLKGAILTTMLATRNFSVGRQTTAPATMSTAASGTTMGLVEQAKSLLNKKADGAKPQTNSTKNSTAATSPKGTLPPAALEPQTTVIHNPVDGVKESSDSTHTTIEDEDTKAPRISDTLNTVRRGSGTPEAQGPRPCLSPASPGPLPAPSRKQEVIKITEQLIEAVNNGDFEAYAKICDPGLTSFEPEALGNLVEGMDFHRFYFENLLAKNSKPIHTTILNPHVHVIGEDAACIAYIRLTQYMDGQGRPRTSQSEETRVWHRRDGKWQNVHFHCSGAPVAPLQ is encoded by the exons ATCACCAGAAGCTGGAGAGAGAGGCTCGCATCTGTCGCCTTCTGAAGCATTCCAACATTG TGCGCCTGCACGACAGCATCTCCGAGGAAGGGTTCCACTACCTGGTCTTCGATCT GGTCACTGGTGGGGAGCTCTTTGAGGACATTGTGGCCCGAGAGTACTACAGTGAGGCCGATGCCAG TCACTGCATCCAGCAGATCCTGGAGGCTGTTCTTCATTGCCACCAAATGGGGGTCGTGCACAGGGACCTTAAG CCTGAGAACCTGCTTTTGGCCAGCAAGTGCAAAGGAGCCGCGGTGAAGCTGGCAGACTTCGGTCTGGCTATTGAGGTGCAGGGGGACCAGCAGGCGTGGTTTG GGTTTGCTGGCACGCCAGGCTACCTGTCCCCAGAGGTCCTGCGAAAGGAGGCATACGGCAAGCCAGTGGACATCTGGGCATGTG GGGTGATCCTGTATATCCTGCTTGTGGGCTACCCCCCCTTCTGGGATGAGGACCAGCACAAGCTGTACCAGCAGATCAAGGCTGGAGCCTACGAC TTCCCATCCCCTGAGTGGGACACGGTTACTCCTGAAGCTAAAAACCTCATCAACCAGATGTTGACCATCAACCCAGCCAAGCGAATCACAGCACATGAGGCACTGAAGCACCCGTGGGTCTGC CAACGCTCCACAGTGGCCTCCATGATGCACAGACAGGAGACTGTGGAGTGTCTGAAGAAGTTCAACGCCCGGAGAAAGCTCAAG GGCGCGATCCTCACCACCATGCTGGCCACACGAAATTTCTCAG TGGGCAGACAGACCACCGCTCCGGCCACAATGTCCACGGCGGCCTCCGGCACCACCATGGGGCTGGTGGAACAAG CCAAGAGTTTGCTCAACAAGAAAGCAGATGGAGCCAAG CCCCAGACGAATAGCACCAAAAACAGTACAGCTGCCACCAGCCCCAAGGGGACACTTCCTCCAGCCGCCCTG GAGCCTCAGACCACCGTCATTCATAACCCCGTGGATGGGGTCAAG GAGTCGTCTGATAGCACCCACACCACCATAGAGGACGAAGATACCAAAG cccccaggatCTCTGACACCCTGAACACGGTGAGGAGGGGCTCGGGGACTCCGGAAGCCCAGGGCCCCCGCCCCTGCCTGTCTCCGGCTTCCCCAGGCCCCCTGCCTGCCCCGT CACGGAAGCAGGAGGTCATCAAGATCACGGAGCAGCTCATTGAAGCTGTCAACAACGGCGATTTCGAGGCCTATGC GAAGATCTGCGACCCAGGTCTGACCTCCTTTGAGCCTGAAGCTCTGGGTAACCTGGTGGAAGGGATGGATTTCCACAGATTCTACTTCGAGAACT TGCTGGCCAAGAATAGCAAGCCCATCCACACGACCATCTTGAACCCCCATGTGCACGTCATTGGCGAGGATGCAGCCTGCATTGCCTACATCCGCCTCACGCAGTACATGGATGGGCAGGGCCGGCCCCGTACCAGCCAGTCTGAGGAGACCCGTGTGTGGCATCGCCGTGACGGCAAGTGGCAGAACGTGCACTTCCACTGCTCGGGCGCACCCGTGGCCCCCCTGCAGTGA
- the CAMK2B gene encoding calcium/calmodulin-dependent protein kinase type II subunit beta isoform X1: MATTVTCTRFTDEYQLYEDIGKGAFSVVRRCVKLCTGHEYAAKIINTKKLSARDHQKLEREARICRLLKHSNIVRLHDSISEEGFHYLVFDLVTGGELFEDIVAREYYSEADASHCIQQILEAVLHCHQMGVVHRDLKPENLLLASKCKGAAVKLADFGLAIEVQGDQQAWFGFAGTPGYLSPEVLRKEAYGKPVDIWACGVILYILLVGYPPFWDEDQHKLYQQIKAGAYDFPSPEWDTVTPEAKNLINQMLTINPAKRITAHEALKHPWVCQRSTVASMMHRQETVECLKKFNARRKLKGAILTTMLATRNFSVGRQTTAPATMSTAASGTTMGLVEQAAKSLLNKKADGAKPQTNSTKNSTAATSPKGTLPPAALEPQTTVIHNPVDGVKESSDSTHTTIEDEDTKAPRISDTLNTVRRGSGTPEAQGPRPCLSPASPGPLPAPSRKQEVIKITEQLIEAVNNGDFEAYAKICDPGLTSFEPEALGNLVEGMDFHRFYFENLLAKNSKPIHTTILNPHVHVIGEDAACIAYIRLTQYMDGQGRPRTSQSEETRVWHRRDGKWQNVHFHCSGAPVAPLQ; encoded by the exons ATCACCAGAAGCTGGAGAGAGAGGCTCGCATCTGTCGCCTTCTGAAGCATTCCAACATTG TGCGCCTGCACGACAGCATCTCCGAGGAAGGGTTCCACTACCTGGTCTTCGATCT GGTCACTGGTGGGGAGCTCTTTGAGGACATTGTGGCCCGAGAGTACTACAGTGAGGCCGATGCCAG TCACTGCATCCAGCAGATCCTGGAGGCTGTTCTTCATTGCCACCAAATGGGGGTCGTGCACAGGGACCTTAAG CCTGAGAACCTGCTTTTGGCCAGCAAGTGCAAAGGAGCCGCGGTGAAGCTGGCAGACTTCGGTCTGGCTATTGAGGTGCAGGGGGACCAGCAGGCGTGGTTTG GGTTTGCTGGCACGCCAGGCTACCTGTCCCCAGAGGTCCTGCGAAAGGAGGCATACGGCAAGCCAGTGGACATCTGGGCATGTG GGGTGATCCTGTATATCCTGCTTGTGGGCTACCCCCCCTTCTGGGATGAGGACCAGCACAAGCTGTACCAGCAGATCAAGGCTGGAGCCTACGAC TTCCCATCCCCTGAGTGGGACACGGTTACTCCTGAAGCTAAAAACCTCATCAACCAGATGTTGACCATCAACCCAGCCAAGCGAATCACAGCACATGAGGCACTGAAGCACCCGTGGGTCTGC CAACGCTCCACAGTGGCCTCCATGATGCACAGACAGGAGACTGTGGAGTGTCTGAAGAAGTTCAACGCCCGGAGAAAGCTCAAG GGCGCGATCCTCACCACCATGCTGGCCACACGAAATTTCTCAG TGGGCAGACAGACCACCGCTCCGGCCACAATGTCCACGGCGGCCTCCGGCACCACCATGGGGCTGGTGGAACAAG CAGCCAAGAGTTTGCTCAACAAGAAAGCAGATGGAGCCAAG CCCCAGACGAATAGCACCAAAAACAGTACAGCTGCCACCAGCCCCAAGGGGACACTTCCTCCAGCCGCCCTG GAGCCTCAGACCACCGTCATTCATAACCCCGTGGATGGGGTCAAG GAGTCGTCTGATAGCACCCACACCACCATAGAGGACGAAGATACCAAAG cccccaggatCTCTGACACCCTGAACACGGTGAGGAGGGGCTCGGGGACTCCGGAAGCCCAGGGCCCCCGCCCCTGCCTGTCTCCGGCTTCCCCAGGCCCCCTGCCTGCCCCGT CACGGAAGCAGGAGGTCATCAAGATCACGGAGCAGCTCATTGAAGCTGTCAACAACGGCGATTTCGAGGCCTATGC GAAGATCTGCGACCCAGGTCTGACCTCCTTTGAGCCTGAAGCTCTGGGTAACCTGGTGGAAGGGATGGATTTCCACAGATTCTACTTCGAGAACT TGCTGGCCAAGAATAGCAAGCCCATCCACACGACCATCTTGAACCCCCATGTGCACGTCATTGGCGAGGATGCAGCCTGCATTGCCTACATCCGCCTCACGCAGTACATGGATGGGCAGGGCCGGCCCCGTACCAGCCAGTCTGAGGAGACCCGTGTGTGGCATCGCCGTGACGGCAAGTGGCAGAACGTGCACTTCCACTGCTCGGGCGCACCCGTGGCCCCCCTGCAGTGA
- the CAMK2B gene encoding calcium/calmodulin-dependent protein kinase type II subunit beta isoform X5 produces MATTVTCTRFTDEYQLYEDIGKGAFSVVRRCVKLCTGHEYAAKIINTKKLSARDHQKLEREARICRLLKHSNIVRLHDSISEEGFHYLVFDLVTGGELFEDIVAREYYSEADASHCIQQILEAVLHCHQMGVVHRDLKPENLLLASKCKGAAVKLADFGLAIEVQGDQQAWFGFAGTPGYLSPEVLRKEAYGKPVDIWACGVILYILLVGYPPFWDEDQHKLYQQIKAGAYDFPSPEWDTVTPEAKNLINQMLTINPAKRITAHEALKHPWVCQRSTVASMMHRQETVECLKKFNARRKLKGAILTTMLATRNFSVGRQTTAPATMSTAASGTTMGLVEQAAKSLLNKKADGAKPQTNSTKNSTAATSPKGTLPPAALEPQTTVIHNPVDGVKESSDSTHTTIEDEDTKARKQEVIKITEQLIEAVNNGDFEAYAKICDPGLTSFEPEALGNLVEGMDFHRFYFENLLAKNSKPIHTTILNPHVHVIGEDAACIAYIRLTQYMDGQGRPRTSQSEETRVWHRRDGKWQNVHFHCSGAPVAPLQ; encoded by the exons ATCACCAGAAGCTGGAGAGAGAGGCTCGCATCTGTCGCCTTCTGAAGCATTCCAACATTG TGCGCCTGCACGACAGCATCTCCGAGGAAGGGTTCCACTACCTGGTCTTCGATCT GGTCACTGGTGGGGAGCTCTTTGAGGACATTGTGGCCCGAGAGTACTACAGTGAGGCCGATGCCAG TCACTGCATCCAGCAGATCCTGGAGGCTGTTCTTCATTGCCACCAAATGGGGGTCGTGCACAGGGACCTTAAG CCTGAGAACCTGCTTTTGGCCAGCAAGTGCAAAGGAGCCGCGGTGAAGCTGGCAGACTTCGGTCTGGCTATTGAGGTGCAGGGGGACCAGCAGGCGTGGTTTG GGTTTGCTGGCACGCCAGGCTACCTGTCCCCAGAGGTCCTGCGAAAGGAGGCATACGGCAAGCCAGTGGACATCTGGGCATGTG GGGTGATCCTGTATATCCTGCTTGTGGGCTACCCCCCCTTCTGGGATGAGGACCAGCACAAGCTGTACCAGCAGATCAAGGCTGGAGCCTACGAC TTCCCATCCCCTGAGTGGGACACGGTTACTCCTGAAGCTAAAAACCTCATCAACCAGATGTTGACCATCAACCCAGCCAAGCGAATCACAGCACATGAGGCACTGAAGCACCCGTGGGTCTGC CAACGCTCCACAGTGGCCTCCATGATGCACAGACAGGAGACTGTGGAGTGTCTGAAGAAGTTCAACGCCCGGAGAAAGCTCAAG GGCGCGATCCTCACCACCATGCTGGCCACACGAAATTTCTCAG TGGGCAGACAGACCACCGCTCCGGCCACAATGTCCACGGCGGCCTCCGGCACCACCATGGGGCTGGTGGAACAAG CAGCCAAGAGTTTGCTCAACAAGAAAGCAGATGGAGCCAAG CCCCAGACGAATAGCACCAAAAACAGTACAGCTGCCACCAGCCCCAAGGGGACACTTCCTCCAGCCGCCCTG GAGCCTCAGACCACCGTCATTCATAACCCCGTGGATGGGGTCAAG GAGTCGTCTGATAGCACCCACACCACCATAGAGGACGAAGATACCAAAG CACGGAAGCAGGAGGTCATCAAGATCACGGAGCAGCTCATTGAAGCTGTCAACAACGGCGATTTCGAGGCCTATGC GAAGATCTGCGACCCAGGTCTGACCTCCTTTGAGCCTGAAGCTCTGGGTAACCTGGTGGAAGGGATGGATTTCCACAGATTCTACTTCGAGAACT TGCTGGCCAAGAATAGCAAGCCCATCCACACGACCATCTTGAACCCCCATGTGCACGTCATTGGCGAGGATGCAGCCTGCATTGCCTACATCCGCCTCACGCAGTACATGGATGGGCAGGGCCGGCCCCGTACCAGCCAGTCTGAGGAGACCCGTGTGTGGCATCGCCGTGACGGCAAGTGGCAGAACGTGCACTTCCACTGCTCGGGCGCACCCGTGGCCCCCCTGCAGTGA
- the CAMK2B gene encoding calcium/calmodulin-dependent protein kinase type II subunit beta isoform X6 codes for MATTVTCTRFTDEYQLYEDIGKGAFSVVRRCVKLCTGHEYAAKIINTKKLSARDHQKLEREARICRLLKHSNIVRLHDSISEEGFHYLVFDLVTGGELFEDIVAREYYSEADASHCIQQILEAVLHCHQMGVVHRDLKPENLLLASKCKGAAVKLADFGLAIEVQGDQQAWFGFAGTPGYLSPEVLRKEAYGKPVDIWACGVILYILLVGYPPFWDEDQHKLYQQIKAGAYDFPSPEWDTVTPEAKNLINQMLTINPAKRITAHEALKHPWVCQRSTVASMMHRQETVECLKKFNARRKLKGAILTTMLATRNFSVGRQTTAPATMSTAASGTTMGLVEQAKSLLNKKADGAKPQTNSTKNSTAATSPKGTLPPAALEPQTTVIHNPVDGVKESSDSTHTTIEDEDTKARKQEVIKITEQLIEAVNNGDFEAYAKICDPGLTSFEPEALGNLVEGMDFHRFYFENLLAKNSKPIHTTILNPHVHVIGEDAACIAYIRLTQYMDGQGRPRTSQSEETRVWHRRDGKWQNVHFHCSGAPVAPLQ; via the exons ATCACCAGAAGCTGGAGAGAGAGGCTCGCATCTGTCGCCTTCTGAAGCATTCCAACATTG TGCGCCTGCACGACAGCATCTCCGAGGAAGGGTTCCACTACCTGGTCTTCGATCT GGTCACTGGTGGGGAGCTCTTTGAGGACATTGTGGCCCGAGAGTACTACAGTGAGGCCGATGCCAG TCACTGCATCCAGCAGATCCTGGAGGCTGTTCTTCATTGCCACCAAATGGGGGTCGTGCACAGGGACCTTAAG CCTGAGAACCTGCTTTTGGCCAGCAAGTGCAAAGGAGCCGCGGTGAAGCTGGCAGACTTCGGTCTGGCTATTGAGGTGCAGGGGGACCAGCAGGCGTGGTTTG GGTTTGCTGGCACGCCAGGCTACCTGTCCCCAGAGGTCCTGCGAAAGGAGGCATACGGCAAGCCAGTGGACATCTGGGCATGTG GGGTGATCCTGTATATCCTGCTTGTGGGCTACCCCCCCTTCTGGGATGAGGACCAGCACAAGCTGTACCAGCAGATCAAGGCTGGAGCCTACGAC TTCCCATCCCCTGAGTGGGACACGGTTACTCCTGAAGCTAAAAACCTCATCAACCAGATGTTGACCATCAACCCAGCCAAGCGAATCACAGCACATGAGGCACTGAAGCACCCGTGGGTCTGC CAACGCTCCACAGTGGCCTCCATGATGCACAGACAGGAGACTGTGGAGTGTCTGAAGAAGTTCAACGCCCGGAGAAAGCTCAAG GGCGCGATCCTCACCACCATGCTGGCCACACGAAATTTCTCAG TGGGCAGACAGACCACCGCTCCGGCCACAATGTCCACGGCGGCCTCCGGCACCACCATGGGGCTGGTGGAACAAG CCAAGAGTTTGCTCAACAAGAAAGCAGATGGAGCCAAG CCCCAGACGAATAGCACCAAAAACAGTACAGCTGCCACCAGCCCCAAGGGGACACTTCCTCCAGCCGCCCTG GAGCCTCAGACCACCGTCATTCATAACCCCGTGGATGGGGTCAAG GAGTCGTCTGATAGCACCCACACCACCATAGAGGACGAAGATACCAAAG CACGGAAGCAGGAGGTCATCAAGATCACGGAGCAGCTCATTGAAGCTGTCAACAACGGCGATTTCGAGGCCTATGC GAAGATCTGCGACCCAGGTCTGACCTCCTTTGAGCCTGAAGCTCTGGGTAACCTGGTGGAAGGGATGGATTTCCACAGATTCTACTTCGAGAACT TGCTGGCCAAGAATAGCAAGCCCATCCACACGACCATCTTGAACCCCCATGTGCACGTCATTGGCGAGGATGCAGCCTGCATTGCCTACATCCGCCTCACGCAGTACATGGATGGGCAGGGCCGGCCCCGTACCAGCCAGTCTGAGGAGACCCGTGTGTGGCATCGCCGTGACGGCAAGTGGCAGAACGTGCACTTCCACTGCTCGGGCGCACCCGTGGCCCCCCTGCAGTGA